The following are from one region of the Arachis duranensis cultivar V14167 chromosome 10, aradu.V14167.gnm2.J7QH, whole genome shotgun sequence genome:
- the LOC127742553 gene encoding cytochrome b6-f complex subunit 4, protein MSGSFGGWINKNSPIPITKKPDLNDPVLRAKLAKGMGHNYYGEPAWPNDLLYIFPVVILGTIACNVGLAVLEPSMIGEPADPFATPLEILPEWYFFPVFQILRTVPNKLLGVLLMVSVPAGLLTVPFLENVNKFQNPFRRPVSTTIFLIGTAVALWLGVGATLPIEKSLTLGLF, encoded by the coding sequence ATGTCCGGTTCTTTCGGAGGATGGATCAATAAGAATTCACCTATCCCAATAACAAAAAAACCTGACTTGAATGATCCTGTATTAAGAGCGAAATTGGCTAAAGGAATGGGTCATAATTATTATGGAGAACCCGCATGGCCAAAcgatcttttatatatttttcccGTAGTTATTCTAGGTACTATTGCTTGTAACGTAGGTTTAGCAGTTTTAGAACCATCAATGATTGGGGAACCCGCGGATCCATTTGCAACTCCTTTGGAAATATTGccggaatggtatttctttccTGTATTTCAAATACTTCGTACAGTGCCCAATAAGTTATTGGGCGTTCTTTTAATGGTTTCGGTACCCGCGGGATTATTAACAGTACCCTTTTTGGAGAATGTTAATAAATTCCAAAACCCATTTCGTCGTCCAGTATCAACAACCATCTTTTTGATTGGTACTGCAGTAGCCCTTTGGTTGGGTGTTGGAGCAACATTACCTATTGAGAAATCCCTAACTTTAGGTCTCTTTTAA
- the LOC127742555 gene encoding 30S ribosomal protein S11, chloroplastic-like: MAKPIPKIGSRKNGRIGSRKHARKIPKGVIHVQASFNNTIVTVTDVRGRVISWSSAGTCGFKGTRRGTPFAAQTAAGNVIRTVAKQGMQRAEVMIKGPGLGRDAALRAIRRSGILLNFIRDVTPMPHNGCRSPKKRRV, translated from the coding sequence ATGGCAAAACCTATACCCAAAATTGGTTCGCGTAAAAATGGACGTATTGGTTCACGTAAACATGCTCGTAAAATACCAAAGGGCGTTATTCATGTTCAAGCTAGTTTCAACAATACCATTGTCACTGTTACCGATGTACGGGGTCGGGTAATTTCGTGGTCCTCCGCAGGTACTTGTGGATTCAAAGGTACGCGAAGGGGAACACCATTTGCCGCCCAAACCGCAGCAGGAAATGTTATTCGAACAGTAGCGAAGCAAGGCATGCAACGAGCAGAAGTCATGATAAAGGGGCCCGGTCTCGGAAGAGATGCGGCATTAAGAGCTATTCGTAGAAGTGGTATACTCTTAAATTTTATACGGGATGTAACCCCTATGCCACATAATGGGTGTAGGTCCCCTAAAAAACGACGTGTGTAA
- the LOC127742554 gene encoding 30S ribosomal protein S11, chloroplastic-like: MAKPIPKIGSRKNGRIGSRKHARKIPKGVIHVQASFNNTIVTVTDVRGRVISWSSAGTCGFKGTRRGTPFAAQTAAGNVIRTVANQGMQRAEVMIKGPGLGRDAVLRAIRRSGILLNFIRDVTPMPHNGCRSPKKRRV; encoded by the coding sequence ATGGCAAAACCTATACCCAAAATTGGTTCGCGTAAAAATGGACGTATTGGTTCACGTAAACATGCTCGTAAAATACCAAAGGGCGTTATTCATGTTCAAGCTAGTTTCAACAATACCATTGTCACTGTTACCGATGTACGGGGTCGGGTAATTTCGTGGTCCTCCGCAGGTACTTGTGGATTCAAAGGTACGCGAAGGGGAACACCATTTGCCGCCCAAACCGCAGCAGGAAATGTTATTCGAACAGTAGCGAATCAAGGCATGCAACGAGCAGAAGTCATGATAAAGGGTCCCGGTCTTGGAAGAGATGCGGTATTAAGAGCTATTCGTAGAAGTGGTATACTCTTAAATTTTATACGGGATGTAACCCCTATGCCACATAATGGGTGTAGGTCCCCTAAAAAACGACGTGTGTAA
- the LOC107472298 gene encoding uncharacterized protein LOC107472298, with protein sequence MVKDEKKAGNSVVSLIDKLHLERNCMTLLLANNLDEMDNDEKTLPVDKVEVDLALSAHANVQRWYELKKKQESK encoded by the exons ATGGTGAAAGATGAAAAGAAAGCTGGAAACTCTGTTGTTAGTCTCATTGACAAGCTCCATCTTGAGAGGAACTGCATGACTTTACTGTTGGCAAACAATCTTGATGAAATGGATAATGATGAGAAGACACTCCCTGTAGATAag GTTGAAGTTGATTTAGCTCTCTCAGCTCATGCCAATGTTCAGAGGTGGTATGAACTGAAGAAAAAGCAAGAGAGCAAATAG